Within Nakaseomyces glabratus chromosome G, complete sequence, the genomic segment ATTCCACAAATTCTGATTTCTATAACGGGTGTGATAAATTGGATCTCTCAAAGAAACGCTCATAGCAGTGGCACGATAAGACAATTCTTGAAATGCAGTTAGTTTCGTGAAAGGCTTCTTTGAGCGGAGACCATCGATTAAAGTCTCGATTGGTGTTGATGAAAGGGTTGAGATTGGCTTGCCCTTGTGCAGACAGCCAATGCTCATGTGAGAATCAAACCCCAAGTTAATGAACTCAAAGTTCAGAAAAACGATGAACGATAGAAACGTCAATTTCAGTACTGTTGAGATATTCAAAAACCATGTCGAAGAAGTGAATCCGAACACGAAAGGATGCAACAGCAGGAACGCAGTGGATAAAATACCGCTACGGACTGCAATGGTGCCCAGTTTCGAAGTAATGTATTCCTGTGGTGGCTGGAATTGGCTATCAAAGCTGAAGGACAACCTATCTCtatcaaataatatatgtTGAACTGTGTAGAAAAATGGGAGCACACACCATGTCAACAACCTGCTGTATATAGATTCTGCAGGACTAATGTTCACACTTCCTCCAAGTACAAGCCCCACAAGGACACTTGCCATAGTGTACACGGCGAGGAATATCAATGATTTCAAAGAGAACACCTGGCCCAGTACGTATGTGATGTCGTTTCTGTATCCAAAGGATTGGACGTGCATATAGTTCTTTCTTGCCACTATTATCAATAACGAGGCTATATTAAGCACCACAAACTTTGGGGTAAATAGGAAAAGAGACTCTATCAATGAGCTGTCTCCTTTGGTCAGCACAGAGAACACCAGAATCTCGAGCGTAGAGGACGTAACAAACAGCCGCGTCACAAGGTGGTTAAACCGCGTCTTACATATATCCGTAAATATGGCATGGTAGCTGTACCTCGAATTCAGCACCGGAGCTTCCATCCTCTCCAATATTTTCGACTTAGAGACTCCGCCAACAACTTTATGATCCAATTACCTCTAAATAAAGATCGCTTTCTGATCTATGCAATTCGTGTCAGAAACcggaaggaaaaaaaaagactttGCAATTATTTAAACCCTGTGCTATATCTCAACTTCAGCAAGGTTAACAATGCATTGCAAAGGCCAAATAGCGTATACAAATGTGCAAACTTCACTTGGTATTGCtttatttcatcaaattccaatattttttctgtttGCGAAGCAAACTATGAAATCACTCTGCACACAGGCGTGGATCAGATGATGAATAGCATTTAGCAAAGAAGGGCTCATCGCGGTTTACAAGCAGGACTATTGCCTACTAGCGGTTATAACATGGTTAGAAGAGCTGTCTTGGGTACTGTGGTAGCTGTGCTTCGTGTTAGgcttctttttttgagttGTTTTATCCCTAGTGTGCGATATAGACAGCGGTTTACTTACTGTTTCGGTGACTTAACCTTAAGCGATGGTcaaggaagaagagaaggatAAAGTGCACTTCAATCACGACGACATACAGCAGAAGCTGGACAAGAAGCTAGGTCCCGAGTACATCTCGAAGCGTATTGGGTTTGGGAGCAGCAGGGTGGCGTATATCGAAGGATGGAGGGCGATCAATTTGGCGAACCAGATATTTGGTTACAATGGATGGTCTACAGAggttaaaaatattatagtgGACTTTCTGGATGAACGCCAAGGGAAGTTCAGTATAG encodes:
- the NDC1 gene encoding Ndc1p (CAGL0G07359g~Ortholog(s) have protein membrane anchor activity and role in establishment of spindle pole body localization to nuclear envelope, mitotic spindle assembly, nuclear pore organization, spindle pole body duplication), whose translation is MEAPVLNSRYSYHAIFTDICKTRFNHLVTRLFVTSSTLEILVFSVLTKGDSSLIESLFLFTPKFVVLNIASLLIIVARKNYMHVQSFGYRNDITYVLGQVFSLKSLIFLAVYTMASVLVGLVLGGSVNISPAESIYSRLLTWCVLPFFYTVQHILFDRDRLSFSFDSQFQPPQEYITSKLGTIAVRSGILSTAFLLLHPFVFGFTSSTWFLNISTVLKLTFLSFIVFLNFEFINLGFDSHMSIGCLHKGKPISTLSSTPIETLIDGLRSKKPFTKLTAFQELSYRATAMSVSLRDPIYHTRYRNQNLWNIILKECIDVIEQSNTSVIKFLETLQNKPNKSKRPERSFTNSINDHARDELFGNVPESMAQPSSLNYGITSQSFRESDHNNKLPLKMENILIQNKRTSNKKSRINQTDDFVFDHVHRYDEPIITHEPSIVKFIRGINLYIRGKLSSVFFPSGTKSKDEKLDLASIFDVFLSSKKRQADILVPLASCNGCAVVALMGFLVKSHAEDQKGVVVASVGEVLKVLERSVGVLGRFADWDPKSSLTATLFNKEVEQGPDAVSVLYNLCISAFLEIVLKYNALLNEVYLDDDVLRLSRWVLDICNTESM